The stretch of DNA ACACAACACCACAGCGAAGAACACGCTCGCAAAAGGAATCACGTGTGTCGTCCAACAAGGGGTTCAAATATGTAGTTAAGTCAATTTTGCATTCGTATAATACTGTGCAAACAGAAAACAGATGGATTTATTTTGTGTTCCTGAATTCTTGACTGGTTTATTTGCATATATATCTATGAATGAATGGTTGAGTTACTTTTCAATGTCTTAGCAACAATTGCCAATTGATCCTTCTTGCAAGAAACTGTTCAAATTGTCAATTGTACCCTGGTTTTACTATGCTGCAAAGTgtcttatatatatgtgtgtgtgtgtgtgagattTGAAATTATAATGAAAAATGTTTTGAAACTGAAGTGAGGGATTTTCCATAGAGTTGAGAATACAATCAAAGCAGCAAATAATGGATGAATGCACCACCAAATAGCGAGGAATGAATGAATTCTGAGAAATCTTAGTGAGCGAGTGATTGGTTGGTTGTAAGAATGAGATGACTACTTAATCCAATAATCAATAGATAAATGCTAAAACACAACAGTACtgtctaatattttttaacGTGTCATATTActattagtataattatatattaggtCTTAACATTGCTAATCGTTTACACTGTAACGTTTCCGCTTCAAGCTTTTATCGGGTTTTCCTTAAGGGTTAATAACTCTTATATACGGGTTCGTCTTTTTTGGTTGCTTCATAGAATGATGACTTAATCTTGTAGATCAATATGAGTCTTTTAGCGTTTTTTGATCTTACTCGTGCactttttagaaatttttttcaaGAGATTACTCATCTTGAAATTACTCTAAATTAAGCACGCTTAACTTTAGAGCTctttcataataaaaaaaaaatgtatcttATTAATATAAGTAGTACCAGTCAATTTATTTAAGAATTCTTTAATTGCATAATTCTATATCTATACAGTCTTAAAATCATCacattctcaattttttttctttgtagatCACGGCACTCTTGATTATCACCCCACCTCTTATAGTATTACTCTAATCAATAATATGGTGCATGATATGCTATTGCTATGCATGGTTTGAACTCAGGTAGATTCTTACTCTCTATATATGTTGTTGTTACTTGTTAGGTGACCAATCAAATCGATTAGAGATGGACCCCACTTAATATCATTACTCAGTGAggctttttatattattattattatatgtaaagTTTTTAGGTAAAAATTAGAAAGACATATATAAGAAAGTAGTTAATTTTATGAATAGATCAAAGTAATTTGTATAAGAGATTGTGTTCTAGAATCCTAGAAGAAAACAAAAGAGGTAGGTGAAGGGTAACgtgggagagagagagacaaaggAAGTGGTTAACTATACGCACAAACACATAACTACGTACCTTTttcatcaattaattaaattaaatataaatgtagatatatataatagggttcctttaaaataaatacatccATTGATGCACTTCCAATTTATTTCAACATTTGAGAAAATTTTTTGTTCGATTCTTTTTCATGATGGTtcatgttttaattatttaaaacatctTAACATTTTTTGATAGATTCGAAAAGATTTAACATgtcaaaaataatatcaaagagTCTTTTAAACTATAAAATTCTCTATGGTGCTTCATAATGGaaattttttctatattatatatctattaataattataagaaTGAGAGCTAGCTACTACTAGTACTACTATTACTACCCACGTCTTTACTATATATTATACACATTGATCTCCTTTTCAATGACATGTGTTTACGTAATACTATAATACCtcttctttacttaattatacaTTCATGTATCTTAATCCCAATCCTAATCCTAATCCTACCtaattaataatcaaatatgTTGGATTGGATGGATTCATCTCCTCATCACTTCCATGtatgatttatatatatgattgaTAATATTATTAGTAATATCATAACCACCATCCTAATTAATACTTGTGTACATTAATATAATTCATTCATGTTATAATCtctcaattaaaatatatttaacttaTTAAGCTTACCTGCAATTCATGTCTTGAGCTCTGGCTGAGATCAGGGATGGGTGTGCAAAGTTAATGTTGATACTGCGATTGATTGAATTAGAGGTTCTTGTAGtctagggttttcaaaaattggaTGGAGGAAGTCTTAGTGTCTGCATCATGGAGAGCCCTTGGGAGTTTTTCCCTAGAAGTTGATGAGGAATATATAGTCACTAAATCTTAGTCATATTATGTTGTTATAGATCCACCCTTAGGATTTGTTCTTAATGATGATACTATTGATGCTTGTAATTTTTCACATTGTTAAGGATTTGTGGCATGGGTTTTTTTAGTCACATATTTTTACAGATGCCAATTATTAATGAAATGcattattattcttattcaGTATCTTAGAGTAAAATTGACACAAAAAGAGGCAAATATAACTTACGAGTGGGTTAATTAAttacttctttttcttcaaaattttgaCGTGGTTAAATTGCACCAATATCATCATATAGCACCACCTCATCTCATTTGTTactagcatatacattatacatatacataagaaatcattaatatataaaaatattatagtaGTACTAAACATGTATATTATgagtgtacatatatatatctagGTTGGTAACAAGTACGTAATACATACAAAAATTTAAGTTGAGATGAGAATAGTGAAGCCAAAGAGAGATTTTTTTATCAACCATTATATTAGGTAGTACTAGTTGTTGTATAATATGTATAGAGATAATTACTATGAGGAGtactagtagtagtagtagtagtggtggtggtgggtACTAATACAGGTTTTACTACTCTTTGATGAGACTGAGACTCAGAGTCATGAGTAGTAGTATTAATATTACTATTGCAGTTACATAATGATGATGATTGGCTTTTTTGCAATCCTAAATTGTAACACAAACACACATGAGTAGTAAAcaagtgttgttgttgttgttgttgtttttgctCTGTACTTGTACTTGtactagtagtagtagtagtgggAGTAGGAGTAGGGAGCCCAAATGGTTGTAGGCCTATGGAGAGGTCCAAGTTGATGAGCCCATGTTGTGTATCACTTATAATAACATCATTTcgattatgatgatgatgatcactACTATTATTACTACTACTCCTTTCAATAATCCCAACTTGATGATTATGATGATGAAGTAGTAAGTTGGTGTTGGGATTGGGAATGTTATTACTCTTCTCAAACATAATAAGTTTGTTATGATCACGGTGATCATGATCgctgctgctgctgctactACTGCTATTAGTACTAGTACTAGTTTTCGTTACTGGAAGAATACTAGTACTAGTACTAGTTTTATTATTAGTAGTAGTAGCAGTAGACATGAGTAGAAGTGGTCGATGTGTTTGTGGATCGATTCCTCTACTATACAACTTTCTTTTGATGTGAGTATTCCAATAATTCTTTATTTCATTATCTGTTCTACCGGGCAATCTTGATGCTATTAAAGACCACCTATCATAACACAATCATATAGATTCtataagtataattttaatatatatagttaagtgcaataaataaaattatttaacaattattaattattattaaatgaaaaataattattacttGTTTCCAAGCAAGCTATGAAGGTTGATGATGagttcatcttcatcttctgtGAAATTCCCTCTCTTCAAATCTGGCCTAAGGTAATTTATCCATCTAAGCCTACAACTTTTACCACATCTAAGCAAACCTGtacatatatgtacatataattaatatatatatactttttcaaATCAAAGTAGATAGAAAATCTTCAATTGAAGCTAATTCAGACTTTTAAGTGCATGCACAATTAATTTATGAGCAGTCGTATTCATACcatatataatatgaataagaaatatatatgtatgtatataaatttatatataccaGCTGCTTTGGGAAGAGATCTCCAGCAACCTTCACCATGGAGTTTGATATAGTGAATGAGACGTTGATCTTCTTCTTTAGTCCATGCACCTTTGTTTGTGTGCTCTTTCTCACAACAAGGAGATCTCCCCATACTTATTAATATATGATCAAATTATATGTAACAATAAGGACTTTATATacttgtatatttatatatagtagAAGGAAAATAAAGACAAGACAAAGAAATTAAAGATCAGGGGATTGATTAATGGAGAGTTTTGACCGAGTTGGTAAGGAAAGACAACAACAATAGGTAAGTGgttcttaattattaattatttaatatatgtatgtatgtatgtatatgtgtgttttttttaatgtttattcAATGTAGGTGTCCTATtccattttatatataatatttatatattttatacatATGTTATGTACCTACTCTCTTTCTCTAAACATGTGCTTCTTATTTCTTTATTAATATCACTACTACTATATACTAacccttctttaatttcttattaGGTCCTAAAGTAAAGTATCCTTTTAAGCAAAaatgtttcccattttcttttttcttttaaataaataataattaaatattgattAGGTAGGTAGCTCTGCTTTTGATGTACTTGATTTAATCTAATACTTGTCTCCACTCCCCACCCAAACAAACATTATGAGAATTGCTTGATACTTATTTTTTTGAaaggtattttaatttttcgatataataaactatattgtagttatttaagacatcttttaaatttttaaaagatttAACACATAAAAAGTAAAATCCAAACAATCTATTACACTCGTAcctctttaattttatatgagACAGTTAAACtctctttttatattataaattatttttaatttttaaaattttgtaaaacattttaaataactataataaacTATTATATAgatgtataaattaaaattataattccatatatatatataaaaaaagaatgCATTGGTGTACCTACCCTAAGCAGCCTATATTTTTTGtatgtattaatattaaatttaataagtgTTAATTTGATTTGCATCAAGCAATTCCtactttttctttatttgttaTCTTGTACATGTACATGTATATTGTGTGTTGAGTAGAGTAGAGTAATGAAAAgaagttaattaattaagttcATGAATATGATCTACCCCAATATCAATTGGATAGTCAACCAAATTactttcttaattttatttatcaacaaTTAGCTAAAGCAATACATATAAGCTAGCTTTccatttatgatatatattttgttatgttGCAAGTAGTAGTATATACTAGTAGAAGTAGATTGtaagaaaacaaaagaaattaattaataatacaagtatattattatgatttaatatatatttatatgttaattATGGCAAAGAAGTCAAAGTCAACACATATAAATTGTGGAATTAGACCTACTACTCCATCTCTTCAGCCAGCAAACACTCTTGCCACCTATTCCTTGCCCCCACTACTATAGTACTATTACtattactttttttatattatatgaaattaataataattaattaactataaaaataaataaatagcttctagaagagaagaagagcaAACCCCAAGACCAACTTACTCCCACTCACACACACACTACTAAATTATGCCAGTACTCTTGTCAATTCATTAGGAGGGCAAAAGAGGACACTATCACTACACatttttacaccaaaattaCATTACACACAGGGCCAAAAAATTTAGTTTAGTAAATCCTATCTTAAAATCAATATGTGattgattattttctttttttatgatTATGTAGTGTGATATTGTAGTGGGTGAAATCTACAATTATAGAACTCGGGCATCAGTTTCCTGTCAAAAGTAATTAAAGAGATAGATAAAAGTACGGTGGTGAGGCTTAAGAGAAAAGTTTAGAAAGACGACTATCTACTTGAACAAGTGAGTA from Cannabis sativa cultivar Pink pepper isolate KNU-18-1 chromosome 2, ASM2916894v1, whole genome shotgun sequence encodes:
- the LOC115718654 gene encoding transcription repressor MYB6 is translated as MGRSPCCEKEHTNKGAWTKEEDQRLIHYIKLHGEGCWRSLPKAAGLLRCGKSCRLRWINYLRPDLKRGNFTEDEDELIINLHSLLGNKWSLIASRLPGRTDNEIKNYWNTHIKRKLYSRGIDPQTHRPLLLMSTATTTNNKTSTSTSILPVTKTSTSTNSSSSSSSSDHDHRDHNKLIMFEKSNNIPNPNTNLLLHHHNHQVGIIERSSSNNSSDHHHHNRNDVIISDTQHGLINLDLSIGLQPFGLPTPTPTTTTTSTSTSTEQKQQQQQQHLFTTHVCLCYNLGLQKSQSSSLCNCNSNINTTTHDSESQSHQRVVKPVLVPTTTTTTTTTSTPHSNYLYTYYTTTSTT